Proteins encoded by one window of Superficieibacter sp. HKU1:
- a CDS encoding oxidative damage protection protein — MSRTIFCTFLQRDAEGQDFQLYPGEVGKRIYNEISKEAWAQWQQKQTMLINEKKLNMMNVEHRKLLEQEMINFLFEGKDVHIEGYTPEDKK, encoded by the coding sequence ATGAGCAGAACGATTTTTTGTACCTTCCTGCAACGTGACGCTGAAGGACAGGATTTCCAGCTGTACCCAGGCGAGGTTGGCAAACGCATCTATAACGAAATCTCGAAAGAAGCCTGGGCGCAGTGGCAGCAAAAGCAGACCATGTTGATCAACGAGAAAAAGCTCAACATGATGAATGTAGAGCACCGTAAGCTTCTGGAGCAGGAGATGATCAACTTCCTGTTCGAAGGCAAGGACGTACACATCGAAGGCTACACGCCGGAAGACAAAAAATAA
- a CDS encoding YggL family protein, with the protein MAKHRSRRLRKKMHIDEFQELGFSVAFRFPEGTSTEQIDQTVDDLINEVIEPNKLAFDGSGYLAWEGLICRQEIGKCTEDDQAAVRKWLEEHKLEEVRTSELFDVWWD; encoded by the coding sequence ATGGCAAAGCATCGTAGTCGTCGTCTGCGCAAAAAAATGCACATTGACGAGTTTCAGGAATTAGGTTTTTCCGTCGCGTTCCGTTTCCCGGAAGGCACGTCTACAGAGCAGATCGATCAAACGGTCGATGACCTTATCAATGAGGTGATTGAGCCGAATAAACTGGCGTTTGATGGCAGCGGCTATCTTGCCTGGGAAGGGCTGATTTGCCGTCAGGAAATCGGTAAATGTACCGAAGACGACCAGGCCGCCGTGCGTAAATGGCTGGAAGAACACAAGCTTGAAGAGGTGCGCACCAGCGAACTTTTCGACGTCTGGTGGGACTAA
- a CDS encoding XTP/dITP diphosphatase, producing MQKVVLATGNAGKVRELASLLSDFGLDIVAQTDLGVESAEETGLTFIENAILKARHAAQITGLPAIADDSGLAVDALGGAPGIYSARYSGVEASDQQNLEKLLEELNDVPDDQRQAQFHCVLVYLRHADDPTPLVCHGSWSGMISRQPAGAGGFGYDPIFFVPSEGKTAAELTREEKSAISHRGQALKLLLEALRDR from the coding sequence ATGCAAAAAGTTGTCCTCGCGACCGGTAATGCCGGTAAAGTGCGTGAACTCGCCTCGCTGCTGAGCGATTTTGGCCTTGATATCGTCGCGCAAACCGATCTTGGCGTGGAGTCCGCGGAAGAGACGGGCCTGACGTTTATTGAAAATGCGATCCTGAAAGCACGCCACGCCGCGCAGATCACTGGCCTGCCCGCCATCGCCGACGATTCCGGGCTGGCGGTTGATGCGCTGGGCGGCGCGCCGGGCATCTATTCCGCGCGCTATTCCGGCGTGGAGGCCAGCGACCAGCAGAATCTGGAAAAGCTGCTGGAAGAACTGAACGATGTCCCGGACGACCAGCGCCAGGCGCAGTTTCACTGCGTGCTGGTGTATCTGCGTCATGCCGACGATCCGACGCCGCTGGTTTGCCACGGCAGCTGGTCCGGCATGATTAGCCGCCAGCCTGCGGGCGCAGGCGGATTTGGCTACGATCCAATTTTCTTCGTGCCTTCTGAAGGCAAAACGGCAGCCGAGCTGACCCGCGAAGAAAAGAGCGCTATCTCCCATCGTGGGCAGGCGCTGAAACTGTTACTGGAAGCCCTGCGTGATCGCTAA
- the trmB gene encoding tRNA (guanosine(46)-N7)-methyltransferase TrmB, which produces MNNDVISPEFDENGRPLRRIRSFVRRQGRLTKGQQHALDHYWPVMGVEFSDAPLDFAELFGRDAPVTLEIGFGMGASLVTMAKAKPEQNFLGIEVHSPGVGACLSSAHEEGVENLRVMCHDAVEVLHKMIPDNSLTMVQLFFPDPWHKARHNKRRIVQTEFAELVKSKLKLGGVFHMATDWEAYAEHMLEVMSALDGYKNQSASNDYVPRPDSRPVTKFEQRGHRLGHGVWDLMFERVK; this is translated from the coding sequence ATGAATAACGACGTCATTTCACCGGAATTTGATGAAAACGGTCGCCCGCTGCGCCGTATTCGTAGCTTCGTCCGCCGCCAGGGACGCCTGACCAAAGGGCAGCAGCATGCGCTGGACCACTACTGGCCGGTGATGGGCGTTGAATTCTCGGACGCGCCGCTGGACTTTGCCGAACTGTTTGGCCGCGACGCGCCCGTCACCCTGGAGATCGGTTTTGGTATGGGGGCTTCGCTGGTCACAATGGCGAAAGCAAAGCCGGAGCAAAACTTTCTCGGTATTGAAGTCCACTCGCCGGGCGTCGGTGCCTGTCTCTCCTCCGCGCATGAAGAGGGTGTGGAGAACCTGCGCGTGATGTGTCACGACGCAGTCGAAGTGCTGCACAAAATGATCCCTGACAATTCTTTAACCATGGTGCAGCTCTTTTTCCCTGACCCGTGGCATAAAGCCCGTCATAATAAACGGCGTATCGTACAGACTGAGTTCGCAGAACTGGTTAAAAGTAAGCTGAAGCTGGGCGGCGTATTCCATATGGCGACCGACTGGGAAGCCTATGCGGAGCACATGCTGGAAGTGATGTCCGCGCTGGACGGGTATAAAAACCAGTCCGCCAGCAACGACTATGTACCGCGTCCGGATTCACGTCCGGTAACCAAATTTGAACAGCGTGGCCATCGTCTTGGTCACGGCGTATGGGACTTAATGTTCGAGAGGGTGAAATAA
- a CDS encoding YggT family protein, whose translation MKTLTFLLSTIIELYTMVLLLRVWMQWARCDFYNPFSQFIVRITQPVVGPLRRFIPSMGPIDSASLLLAFILCIIKAIVLFMVVTFQPIIWIAAVLILLKTIGLMIFWVLLLMAIMSWVSQGRSPVEFVLMQLADPLLRPIRRLLPSMGGIDFSPMILVLLLYMINMGIAELLQSTGNMLLPGLWMAL comes from the coding sequence ATGAAGACGTTGACTTTCCTGCTCTCAACAATCATTGAACTGTATACGATGGTGCTATTGCTACGCGTCTGGATGCAGTGGGCACGCTGCGATTTTTATAATCCGTTTTCGCAGTTTATCGTCAGGATCACTCAACCGGTCGTCGGACCGTTACGCCGCTTTATCCCGTCGATGGGTCCCATCGACAGCGCCTCGCTGCTGCTGGCGTTTATTTTATGCATTATCAAAGCTATCGTGCTGTTTATGGTGGTCACCTTCCAGCCGATTATCTGGATTGCCGCCGTTCTTATTCTGCTGAAAACCATTGGCCTGATGATTTTTTGGGTGCTGCTGCTGATGGCAATCATGAGCTGGGTAAGCCAGGGTCGTAGCCCGGTGGAGTTTGTCCTGATGCAGCTGGCCGATCCGCTGCTGCGCCCGATTCGCAGACTGCTGCCTTCGATGGGCGGTATCGATTTCTCGCCAATGATTCTGGTGCTGCTGCTGTACATGATTAATATGGGCATCGCTGAATTATTGCAAAGCACGGGTAACATGCTGTTGCCGGGGCTGTGGATGGCACTATGA
- a CDS encoding YggS family pyridoxal phosphate-dependent enzyme, which yields MNDIAHNLAQVRDKISAAASRCGRASEEVTLLAVSKTKPASAVAEAIAVGQRAFGENYVQEGVEKILHFHEAGVEGLQWHFIGPLQSNKSRLVAEHFDWCHTVDRLRIASRLSEQRPAHLPPLNVLIQVNISDEASKSGISVEEIDALADAIVELKGVTLRGLMAIPAPESDYVRQFAVAGQMAVAFTRLKTRYPTVDTLSLGMSDDMDAAIAAGSTMVRIGTAIFGARDYTKNKEN from the coding sequence ATGAACGACATTGCGCATAACCTGGCACAGGTCAGGGATAAAATCTCCGCCGCCGCATCGCGTTGCGGCCGTGCTTCAGAAGAAGTTACGCTGCTTGCAGTCAGCAAAACCAAGCCTGCGAGCGCCGTCGCAGAAGCCATCGCTGTCGGACAGCGCGCCTTTGGCGAAAATTATGTGCAGGAAGGCGTGGAAAAAATCCTCCACTTTCACGAAGCGGGCGTGGAAGGGTTGCAGTGGCATTTTATCGGGCCGTTGCAGTCCAATAAAAGCCGTCTGGTGGCTGAGCATTTCGACTGGTGCCACACGGTCGATCGTCTGCGTATCGCCAGCCGCCTGAGCGAGCAGCGTCCGGCGCATCTGCCGCCGCTTAACGTGCTGATTCAGGTGAACATCAGCGATGAAGCGAGTAAGTCAGGCATTTCCGTTGAAGAAATTGATGCGCTGGCCGATGCAATAGTGGAGCTGAAAGGCGTGACGCTGCGCGGATTAATGGCAATCCCTGCGCCAGAGTCAGATTATGTAAGGCAGTTTGCGGTAGCAGGCCAAATGGCTGTAGCATTTACGCGGCTAAAAACACGCTATCCCACGGTAGATACCCTGTCGTTGGGCATGTCAGATGATATGGATGCTGCCATTGCAGCAGGTAGCACCATGGTACGCATCGGCACCGCCATTTTCGGTGCACGCGACTACACAAAAAATAAGGAAAACTGA
- the hemW gene encoding radical SAM family heme chaperone HemW, giving the protein MANLPPLSLYIHIPWCVQKCPYCDFNSHALKGDVPHDDYVQHLLSDLDGDVAYAQGREITTIFIGGGTPSLLSGPAMQALLDGVRARLPLASSAEITMEANPGTVEADRFVEYQRAGINRISIGVQSFSEPKLQRLGRIHGPDEAKRAARLAAGLGLRSFNLDLMHGLPDQSLEEALDDLRQAIALNPPHLSWYQLTIEPNTLFGSRPPVLPDDDALWDIFEQGHRLLSAAGYQQYETSAYAKPGYQCQHNLNYWRFGDYLGIGCGAHGKITFPDGRILRTTKTRHPRGYMQGRYLESQRDVEQADKPFEFFMNRFRLLEPAPREEFARYTGLTEAAVRVQIDEALAQGYLTESESHWQITEHGKLFLNSLLELFLAE; this is encoded by the coding sequence ATCGCTAATTTACCGCCCCTGAGTCTGTATATTCATATTCCGTGGTGCGTGCAGAAATGCCCGTACTGCGATTTTAATTCGCACGCCCTGAAAGGCGACGTGCCGCACGACGATTACGTTCAGCATCTGCTGAGCGATCTGGATGGCGACGTCGCTTACGCGCAGGGACGTGAGATTACGACCATCTTTATCGGCGGCGGCACGCCGAGCCTGCTGTCTGGTCCGGCGATGCAGGCGCTGCTGGACGGCGTGCGCGCCCGTCTGCCGCTGGCGTCCAGTGCGGAAATCACCATGGAAGCCAATCCAGGCACGGTGGAAGCGGACCGTTTTGTGGAGTATCAGCGTGCGGGTATTAACCGTATCTCCATCGGCGTGCAGAGTTTTAGCGAGCCAAAGTTACAGCGCTTAGGACGTATTCACGGCCCGGACGAGGCCAAACGCGCCGCCCGGCTGGCGGCGGGTCTTGGGCTGCGCAGCTTTAACCTTGATCTGATGCACGGCCTGCCGGATCAGTCGCTGGAGGAGGCGCTGGATGATTTGCGTCAGGCCATCGCGCTGAACCCGCCGCACCTGTCGTGGTATCAATTGACCATCGAGCCAAACACCCTGTTTGGCTCTCGCCCGCCAGTGCTGCCCGATGACGACGCGCTGTGGGATATTTTCGAGCAGGGTCATCGGCTGCTCAGTGCGGCGGGCTATCAGCAGTATGAAACGTCGGCCTATGCGAAGCCGGGCTATCAGTGCCAGCATAACCTCAACTACTGGCGCTTTGGCGATTACCTCGGGATTGGCTGCGGCGCGCACGGGAAAATCACCTTCCCGGACGGGCGCATTCTACGCACCACCAAAACGCGCCATCCGCGCGGCTATATGCAGGGGCGCTATCTGGAAAGCCAGCGCGATGTGGAGCAGGCGGATAAACCGTTTGAGTTCTTTATGAACCGCTTCCGCCTGCTGGAGCCTGCGCCGCGCGAAGAGTTTGCGCGCTACACCGGACTGACGGAAGCCGCTGTTCGCGTACAGATTGATGAGGCGCTGGCGCAGGGTTATCTGACTGAAAGCGAGTCGCACTGGCAGATCACCGAACACGGCAAACTGTTCCTCAACTCGCTGCTGGAACTGTTCCTCGCAGAGTAA
- a CDS encoding DUF1202 family protein gives MTYRLAIGLTLLFLSAGYALAETTPPSDDTLKKQFSEQYQGMIHLDSVSLHPLNSIGNQSTWSAEGDVSSTQDLYATVGMAADYRLVEKTWTKGKPVKFSAMVTATGTKDSGWTTEFFSMQTAAKNAGVPLDDVNDKTKYLVVNDSNFYARLATIEASYSEQKKSLQKMESQQKALEKEIATLDDQIKRSWGTDANGKPLSRGDVQQAMLEEMYQADRKNDPLTFENHYYKTIYEPALAACQQKPDCDAEPLRKARDVALEEQKRDYSRQHKLRSEKIKEEMAAKDEKVRPLYAKQGELRTQLMKLDTSSSELERSYERWEQDITDLRRRGVIK, from the coding sequence ATGACATACCGCCTGGCCATTGGGCTGACGTTACTTTTCCTTTCCGCAGGCTACGCGCTGGCAGAAACCACACCTCCTTCCGATGACACGCTGAAAAAGCAGTTCAGCGAACAATATCAGGGCATGATCCATCTGGACAGCGTCTCGCTGCACCCGCTGAACAGTATCGGAAACCAGAGCACCTGGTCGGCGGAGGGCGACGTCTCTTCGACGCAGGATTTATACGCCACCGTCGGTATGGCGGCAGACTATCGGCTGGTGGAAAAGACCTGGACAAAGGGTAAGCCGGTTAAATTCTCGGCGATGGTGACCGCGACGGGCACAAAAGATTCCGGCTGGACGACGGAGTTCTTCTCCATGCAGACGGCGGCGAAAAATGCCGGTGTTCCGCTGGATGATGTAAATGATAAAACAAAGTATCTGGTGGTTAACGACAGCAATTTTTATGCGCGCCTGGCAACGATCGAAGCCAGCTATAGCGAACAAAAAAAGTCGCTACAGAAGATGGAAAGCCAACAAAAAGCGCTGGAAAAAGAGATTGCTACGTTAGATGACCAGATAAAGCGCTCGTGGGGAACGGACGCCAACGGTAAGCCGCTGAGCCGTGGTGATGTGCAACAGGCCATGCTGGAGGAGATGTATCAGGCCGACCGGAAAAACGATCCGCTCACCTTCGAAAACCATTACTACAAAACCATCTATGAACCCGCGCTCGCTGCCTGTCAGCAGAAACCGGACTGCGACGCTGAGCCGTTGCGTAAAGCGCGTGATGTCGCACTGGAAGAGCAGAAGCGCGATTATTCCCGTCAGCACAAGCTGAGAAGCGAAAAAATCAAAGAAGAGATGGCGGCTAAGGATGAGAAGGTGAGGCCGCTGTATGCGAAACAGGGCGAACTGCGCACGCAGCTGATGAAACTTGATACCAGCAGCAGCGAGCTGGAGAGAAGCTATGAGCGCTGGGAGCAGGATATTACCGATCTGCGCCGACGCGGGGTCATTAAATGA
- a CDS encoding DUF2884 domain-containing protein: protein MMRKALLAAALTVTAFAAQADYKCSVTPRDDVILNPQTVQVKGENGNLVISPDGSVMFNGKQYNLSASQREQAKDYQTDLRNALPWIDDGSRSRVEKGRTALDKIITQQVGADSKMRSRLTQLDAQLKEQLNKIIEHRTDGLTFHYQAIDQVRANGQQLVNQAMGGILQDSINEMGAQAVTKGGNPLQSVLGNLGGLQTAVQNEWKNQEKDFQQFGKDVCQRVITLEDSRKALVSGLK, encoded by the coding sequence ATGATGCGTAAAGCGCTGCTGGCAGCGGCATTGACGGTGACGGCTTTTGCCGCACAAGCAGACTACAAGTGCAGCGTCACGCCGCGCGATGACGTGATCCTTAACCCGCAAACGGTGCAGGTCAAAGGCGAGAATGGCAATTTAGTTATCTCACCGGATGGCAGCGTCATGTTCAATGGCAAACAGTACAACCTGAGCGCCAGCCAGCGTGAGCAGGCCAAAGATTATCAGACCGATTTACGCAACGCTCTGCCATGGATTGACGACGGCTCACGCAGTCGCGTTGAAAAAGGCCGAACCGCGCTGGATAAAATCATTACCCAACAGGTCGGGGCCGACAGCAAAATGCGCAGCCGCCTGACCCAACTGGACGCGCAGCTTAAAGAGCAACTGAACAAAATTATTGAACACCGCACCGACGGCCTGACCTTTCATTATCAGGCGATTGACCAGGTACGCGCCAACGGGCAACAGCTGGTGAATCAGGCGATGGGCGGTATCTTGCAGGACAGCATTAACGAGATGGGCGCGCAGGCGGTGACCAAAGGCGGCAATCCGCTGCAAAGCGTGCTGGGCAACCTGGGCGGCCTGCAAACGGCGGTGCAGAATGAATGGAAAAATCAGGAAAAAGATTTCCAGCAGTTTGGTAAAGACGTCTGTCAGCGGGTGATTACGCTGGAAGACAGCCGGAAGGCGCTGGTGAGTGGATTGAAGTAA
- a CDS encoding 4-hydroxythreonine-4-phosphate dehydrogenase PdxA has product MEQKPVLGIFLGEAAGIGPELVAKVIADGTAFKYCRPILIGDARVLALGQKIAGVSFTWETITDPAGATWENGTVPLIDLKNYNPENLVMGTIDTVSGHATGESLVSCMALLKSRKIDGFVFAPLNKEAFKKGGWHVEDEHYLFAEQLDCLNRPRGLLNVLDDLWVFRVTGHVPFRDVVNYITPENVGRSIQLCYDTLKMAGYDRPRIAVAALNPHAGDGGTCGREEIDVLMPVIEKYQAKGMDIYGPVPGDTIFIHAFNHEYDAVVTLFHDQGQIATKLHAFDVGVTVAGGLPYAITTPEHGTAFDIAGKGVAKTLATERAISVAAQMAMTTHK; this is encoded by the coding sequence ATGGAACAAAAACCTGTACTGGGTATTTTTTTAGGTGAGGCCGCTGGTATTGGCCCTGAGCTGGTAGCGAAAGTGATCGCCGACGGGACCGCCTTTAAATATTGCCGCCCTATTTTGATTGGCGATGCGCGGGTACTGGCGCTTGGTCAGAAGATTGCTGGCGTCAGTTTCACATGGGAAACCATCACCGACCCGGCCGGGGCAACCTGGGAAAACGGCACCGTTCCGCTGATCGATCTAAAAAACTACAATCCTGAAAACCTGGTGATGGGAACCATTGATACGGTCTCCGGCCACGCTACCGGCGAGTCGCTGGTGAGCTGTATGGCGCTGTTAAAGAGCAGAAAAATTGATGGTTTTGTTTTTGCCCCGCTGAACAAAGAAGCGTTTAAGAAAGGCGGCTGGCACGTTGAAGATGAGCATTACCTGTTTGCAGAGCAGCTTGATTGTCTGAATCGTCCGCGTGGCCTGCTGAACGTGCTGGACGATCTGTGGGTTTTTCGCGTTACCGGACACGTTCCGTTCCGCGACGTTGTTAACTATATTACGCCGGAAAATGTGGGCCGTTCCATTCAGCTTTGTTACGACACCTTAAAAATGGCAGGATACGATCGTCCACGTATTGCCGTGGCGGCGCTGAATCCACATGCCGGCGATGGCGGCACCTGTGGCCGGGAAGAAATTGACGTATTGATGCCAGTGATTGAGAAATATCAGGCTAAAGGCATGGATATTTATGGCCCGGTACCCGGTGACACGATATTCATACACGCGTTTAATCATGAATATGATGCTGTGGTCACGCTTTTCCACGATCAGGGACAAATAGCCACGAAATTACATGCATTTGACGTTGGCGTCACGGTCGCAGGTGGTCTTCCCTATGCTATTACCACACCGGAACACGGCACCGCATTTGATATTGCCGGTAAAGGCGTGGCAAAAACGCTGGCAACAGAGAGAGCGATTTCCGTGGCAGCTCAAATGGCAATGACCACTCACAAATAG
- the yggU gene encoding DUF167 family protein YggU: MSAVITCSDGLVLRLYIQPKASRDSIVGLHGDEVKVAITAPPVDGQANAHLVKFLAKQFRVAKSQVVIEKGELGRHKQVKIIHPQQIPTEVAALTE; this comes from the coding sequence ATGAGTGCCGTTATCACCTGCTCAGACGGCCTGGTTTTGCGGCTCTATATTCAGCCGAAAGCCAGCCGCGACAGCATTGTAGGTCTGCATGGCGACGAGGTAAAAGTCGCCATCACCGCCCCGCCGGTGGACGGCCAGGCCAACGCGCATCTGGTTAAATTTCTTGCCAAACAGTTTCGCGTGGCAAAAAGCCAGGTGGTGATTGAAAAGGGCGAACTGGGCCGTCATAAACAGGTTAAAATTATTCATCCGCAACAGATCCCGACGGAAGTCGCGGCGCTAACAGAGTAA
- a CDS encoding gluconate:H+ symporter → MDTTSFVVISGVISIGLLIILITKLKLHPFFALLISSVFLGMVNGMGVAKSVKTFTHGFGGQLGVTGVVIGLGAMLGGLLVQSGGGDKIADIIIGNRKRVWMPLSVGLVSLIIGLPNLFEVTFVLMVPLVFSIVKRLNVSVLAVAIPMCAGLMTAHALLPPGPATIIAATAYNANIGETTLYGVIISVPVLLVGAYLFPRLMRNHMDVGTPLDLTGPAHGSGKAANVTRQPSLGVALTTVLIAPFLMIIGTIGINFVPKTGLIQEIFQAIGNPIVTLGLALIYAMIFMGRATGLAAEEILAICKKSIVPIVGLLLIIGAGGGLKDMLNTIGLSDIISHLATEWSIPPLLFAWLIAVVFRIALGSGTVAVSASCGIVASLLAAHPDTNVALLVLSTTTGAMIFSHVSDGAFWLFKEYFGLTVPQTLRTWSLLVTVQSVVGLLCVLALGAFIGA, encoded by the coding sequence GTGGACACAACCTCATTTGTGGTAATAAGCGGCGTCATTTCAATTGGCCTGCTTATTATTCTTATTACTAAATTAAAACTGCATCCCTTTTTCGCTTTGCTTATTTCCTCTGTATTTCTGGGGATGGTTAATGGCATGGGCGTGGCGAAGTCGGTGAAGACCTTTACCCACGGTTTTGGCGGACAACTCGGCGTTACCGGGGTGGTCATCGGCCTGGGAGCGATGCTGGGCGGCCTGCTGGTTCAGTCTGGCGGCGGCGACAAAATTGCCGATATTATTATCGGTAACAGAAAACGCGTGTGGATGCCGCTGAGCGTAGGGCTGGTTTCACTTATCATCGGTCTGCCGAATCTCTTTGAGGTTACATTCGTCCTCATGGTGCCGCTGGTATTTTCCATCGTAAAGCGTCTGAACGTGTCCGTGCTGGCAGTCGCTATCCCTATGTGTGCCGGTTTAATGACGGCGCACGCCCTGTTGCCTCCTGGACCGGCAACCATCATCGCGGCAACAGCGTATAACGCCAACATCGGCGAAACGACGCTGTACGGGGTCATTATCAGCGTCCCTGTGCTTCTGGTCGGCGCTTATCTTTTCCCGCGTCTGATGCGCAATCATATGGATGTCGGCACGCCGCTTGATTTAACCGGCCCGGCTCACGGTTCCGGTAAAGCAGCGAACGTGACTCGCCAGCCTTCGCTGGGCGTGGCGCTGACCACCGTGCTTATTGCGCCGTTCCTGATGATTATCGGCACAATTGGCATCAATTTCGTGCCGAAAACCGGGCTGATTCAGGAAATCTTTCAGGCCATCGGCAACCCGATTGTTACTCTTGGGCTGGCTTTGATTTACGCGATGATTTTCATGGGGCGCGCCACCGGCTTAGCGGCAGAAGAGATCCTCGCTATCTGCAAAAAGAGCATTGTGCCGATTGTCGGCCTGCTGCTGATTATTGGCGCTGGTGGCGGACTGAAGGATATGCTGAACACCATTGGTCTGAGCGATATTATCAGCCATCTGGCAACCGAGTGGTCGATTCCGCCGCTGCTGTTTGCCTGGCTTATCGCGGTGGTTTTCCGTATCGCCCTGGGTTCTGGTACCGTGGCGGTTTCCGCTTCGTGTGGTATTGTCGCCTCACTCCTGGCCGCGCATCCTGATACCAACGTGGCGCTGTTGGTGCTGTCCACGACCACTGGCGCAATGATTTTCTCGCACGTCAGCGATGGTGCCTTCTGGCTGTTTAAGGAGTATTTCGGTCTGACCGTGCCGCAAACCCTGCGCACCTGGAGTTTACTGGTAACGGTACAATCCGTGGTAGGTCTGCTCTGCGTGCTCGCACTGGGGGCGTTTATCGGGGCGTAA
- the mutY gene encoding A/G-specific adenine glycosylase has translation MTLQASQFSARVLDWYDKYGRKTLPWQIEKTPYKVWLSEVMLQQTQVTTVIPYFERFMARFPTVTDLAEAPLDEVLHLWTGLGYYARARNLHKAAQQVATLHGGVFPQTFEAVCALPGVGRSTAGAILSLSLGQHYPILDGNVKRVLARCYAVAGWPGKKEVESRLWSISEDVTPAQGVARFNQAMMDLGAIVCTRSKPKCELCPLNIGCEAYASNSWAQYPGKKPKQTLPERTGYLLLMQHGDDVYLAQRPPSGLWGGLFCFPQFTTEEEMRDWLAQRQINADNLRQMTAFRHTFSHFHLDIVPMWLTVSSFHSCMDEGNALWYNLAQPPSVGLAAPVERLLQQLRAGALA, from the coding sequence TTGACCCTACAAGCCTCGCAATTTTCAGCCCGGGTGCTGGACTGGTACGACAAATACGGGCGTAAAACCCTGCCCTGGCAAATTGAAAAGACGCCTTACAAAGTCTGGCTCTCTGAAGTGATGCTACAACAGACCCAGGTGACCACGGTCATCCCCTATTTTGAGCGTTTTATGGCCCGCTTCCCGACGGTGACGGATCTGGCCGAGGCGCCGCTTGATGAAGTGCTGCACCTGTGGACCGGGCTGGGTTATTACGCCCGCGCCCGTAACCTGCATAAAGCAGCTCAGCAGGTCGCCACGCTACACGGCGGCGTATTTCCGCAGACGTTTGAAGCGGTCTGTGCCCTGCCCGGCGTCGGGCGTTCTACCGCCGGGGCAATTTTATCCCTCTCGCTGGGTCAGCATTATCCGATTCTGGACGGTAACGTAAAACGCGTGCTGGCACGCTGCTATGCTGTTGCCGGCTGGCCGGGTAAAAAAGAGGTCGAGAGTCGCCTGTGGTCAATCAGTGAAGACGTTACGCCTGCACAAGGCGTCGCGCGATTCAATCAGGCGATGATGGATTTGGGGGCGATAGTCTGTACCCGTTCAAAACCCAAATGCGAGCTGTGTCCGTTAAATATCGGCTGCGAAGCATACGCGTCGAACAGCTGGGCGCAGTATCCGGGCAAGAAGCCAAAGCAGACGCTGCCGGAACGCACCGGCTATCTGCTGTTAATGCAGCACGGCGATGACGTTTACCTGGCGCAGCGACCGCCCAGCGGCTTGTGGGGAGGATTATTTTGTTTTCCTCAGTTTACGACGGAAGAGGAAATGCGGGATTGGCTGGCGCAACGGCAAATTAACGCCGATAATTTGCGCCAAATGACGGCGTTTCGCCATACGTTCAGCCATTTCCATCTGGATATTGTGCCAATGTGGCTTACCGTGTCCTCCTTCCACTCATGCATGGATGAAGGCAACGCGCTCTGGTATAACTTAGCGCAACCGCCGTCAGTTGGGCTGGCGGCACCCGTGGAGCGCCTGTTACAACAGCTACGCGCCGGAGCACTCGCATAA